The Acinetobacter lwoffii genomic sequence AACAGATTTACCGAGTCAGATTATTAAACAGAGTTTCCAGCTACCTTTAGAAGATTTATAGGCAAACTGATTTTAGATAACGAAGCTATGTTCTTAATTTAAGATTTGAATGATCGTAGCTTGCTGAAACCATAACCTGTGCTGCAAGCGCATAGATTGCAAGTTCTCGTATAAAAAAGGTTGCCTATAATAGAAGACAACCTTTTCCTCTTGAGCAAAGCCAAACCACAGGACTGAGTCTTATTTTTATGCTGTGTGGATGCTTCAGAATTTACTCAGTTTCTTGTGCTAAAAAATCACGATGTACATGGCTTAAATCTACCAGCTCATAGTCTGCCAATTCAAAAATTTGCCAAATCGCAATCGCATCTTCTTTTAAATCGACTGCTTGGGTCGCACGATTCGACAATTGCCATTGCAAGTCAGAAATCCATAAATAGTATTGTCCAGTCGCCGCATTAAAGGCCTGAACTTTCCCATCGGCATTAATGCCTTGAATGATGGCGCCTTCAGGTAAAGTCGCTTCAAGATTGGGTAAGCTAATGTCCACAAAATGTTTGATTTGTCGCAGACCATAACCTGCAAACATTTCTTTTTGAGCTTCACTTAACTGTGCATATTTTTGCTCTATATCTGCAATTACCAGTGTGTCCATGTAACCTCCCATCGGTCAAATGCTGAGACGCTGCTCAGCAATATTTCATTTTAAATATTAAATAGTATTTATTGTTATACCTGAAATGGCGCATTTAACGAATAAGACAATAGTGAAATGCGTACCCAAACGCCAATGTTCAGTTCAATTCCATTTTAAGGTTTATATATGAAAGTTTTGTGCCAAAAATACAATTTTCATGATTTTTATTCTTTACAACTTGGCACATGATCAATCTTCTTTATGCTGCGCACGTGGATGAGCCTGATCATAAATTTGGGCCAGATGATCAAAATCGACATGAGTATAAATTTGCGTGGTGGTTAAATTACTGTGTCCCAGCATTTCCTGCACCGCGCGTAAGTCCCGGCTATTCGACAACATATGACTGGCAAAGCAATGTCTTAATAAATGTGGATGCAGATCGACATTGACGCCTGCGCGCTGCGCCTGAAACTTGACCCGATTTTCAATTTGCCGTGCACCAAGCGGATTGCCTTTCTGGGTAATAAATACATTCGCCTCCGGCACAAAATCACCATTCCATAAAGGATAGATTTGCAACCAGGCCATCACGCTGTCTTTGGCCTTGGAACCGAAAGGCACTATCCGGGTTTTATTGCCTTTACCAGTAATGCGTAATAACTGCCGGTTGAAATCAATATCTTTAATTCTCAGGCTTTGCAGTTCTGCCAGACGCAGCCCACTCGAATAAAGCAATTCCAAAATCGCTTTGTCCCGGAGCCACATTTGCTGCTGTATTTCATTTTCAGGCGCAGGCTGATCTATAATCTGGTTGACGGTTTCAATATCCACCATGCCCGGCAAAGGACGCGATTGACGTTTTAACTGAAAATCATCCGCCGGATTAAAAGCCATATGCTGAGCCTGCTCGGCCCATTTCATAAACTGGCGAATAGCCGAAAGCATACGTTGCAGGCTGCTAGGACTGAGCTGATGCTGTTCCACTTTTTCAGCCAGAAACTGGCGTAAATCGGTGGCTTCTACATCGTTTAAATTGAGCTGTTCACGCTGGCAAAACTCTAAAAAATCCGAGACATCACGCTCATAGGCTTGTAAGGTATGTTTGGACTGGTTTTGAATTTCACGCTCTTTCAGCCACATATTGAGCAAGAGTTGAGGTGGCACAATCACTGCTTGCTCCATTTAGAATTGCTCCAGATAACCTTGAATCAGCATTGCAACCTGACCTGCATGAGTATTGACAAAGAAATGATCTCCACCTTGGATAATATGCAGTTTTGCATTTTTAAAAATTCCTGCCAAGTATTGTCCAAGCTGAACAGTACTTAAAGGATCATGATCTCCCCAGATCAGCAAGATCGGAACGTCCAGACTTGCGAGCTGAACGCAGCTAAATTCAGTTTGGTCTTGTACAAACCAGTCCGGTGCTGTTTTAAATTGTTCACGATAATCTGTACGCCAGTCTGCACAATGAAATGATTTTAAATTCAGACCACCAGATGTCGCCAACAATACCAGTCCTTTGACTTTCTGTGGATGCTTAA encodes the following:
- the xerA gene encoding site-specific tyrosine recombinase/integron integrase, with amino-acid sequence MEQAVIVPPQLLLNMWLKEREIQNQSKHTLQAYERDVSDFLEFCQREQLNLNDVEATDLRQFLAEKVEQHQLSPSSLQRMLSAIRQFMKWAEQAQHMAFNPADDFQLKRQSRPLPGMVDIETVNQIIDQPAPENEIQQQMWLRDKAILELLYSSGLRLAELQSLRIKDIDFNRQLLRITGKGNKTRIVPFGSKAKDSVMAWLQIYPLWNGDFVPEANVFITQKGNPLGARQIENRVKFQAQRAGVNVDLHPHLLRHCFASHMLSNSRDLRAVQEMLGHSNLTTTQIYTHVDFDHLAQIYDQAHPRAQHKED
- a CDS encoding alpha/beta fold hydrolase; its protein translation is MNKLVFLPGASGSQHFWQPLKAALTEHTHQQAIAYPGFDGVAPNLAIQNLYELHEFVKEKIENDSILIAQSMGGVLAIGLALKHPQKVKGLVLLATSGGLNLKSFHCADWRTDYREQFKTAPDWFVQDQTEFSCVQLASLDVPILLIWGDHDPLSTVQLGQYLAGIFKNAKLHIIQGGDHFFVNTHAGQVAMLIQGYLEQF